From a region of the Campylobacter sp. genome:
- a CDS encoding GspE/PulE family protein — translation MTKIEEQIVAILIRNNILTSTVVPEIKDKMDIGLTLGEVLVGDNYLSQDDFCSILVELYKRRQIEFDDISEKFSMDPKEFLQILAKKMNLSYMNLDDIDIDFRLSERTPTAQLKRYGVIPVKADDLNIYVAFSDPFNLESQDKAQAMFSKQLLKIVVADPNQVNKYLSKLELSESIKGLVAEIRKELANTGGSGSSDDTSAILKLIEMIISQSIKMRGSDIHIEPTENNCVVRTRIDGMLAEIFIFDKDIYPPLVSRLKLLSNMDIAERRKPQDGRFSMKISGREYDFRISTLPIINGESTVMRILDKSKVIISLEKLGMHPDSFKKFNNAMKAPYGIILVTGPTGSGKSTTLYAALNDIKNIDTKVITVEDPVEYQVNLIQQVQVNEKAGLTFASALRSILRQDPDIIMIGEIRDQETLRIAIQAALTGHLVFSTLHTNDAVSAIPRIVDMGIEAYLISGALIAVEAQRLVRKLCPHCKQPTNLPKSMLDQLKEFLPEKYTFFKAVGCDQCGQTGYMGREMISEILPITDKMQSLIANGGSKDDMRALAKEEGFIDMFEDGVIRAARGVTSIEEIYRVAKQ, via the coding sequence ATGACGAAGATTGAAGAGCAGATTGTTGCGATTTTAATAAGAAACAATATCCTTACTAGCACCGTTGTTCCGGAAATTAAAGATAAGATGGATATTGGCTTGACGCTAGGCGAGGTTTTAGTCGGAGATAACTATCTAAGCCAGGATGATTTTTGCTCGATTTTAGTTGAGTTATACAAGCGTCGTCAGATAGAATTTGACGATATAAGCGAAAAATTTTCGATGGATCCGAAGGAATTTTTGCAAATTCTAGCTAAAAAGATGAATCTGTCGTATATGAATTTAGACGATATTGACATAGACTTTAGGCTATCGGAACGCACTCCTACCGCACAGCTTAAAAGATACGGCGTGATACCGGTTAAAGCGGATGATCTGAATATTTACGTTGCTTTTTCTGATCCGTTTAATCTTGAGTCGCAAGATAAAGCGCAGGCTATGTTTAGTAAACAGCTGCTTAAAATCGTAGTAGCCGATCCAAATCAAGTAAATAAATATCTATCTAAGCTTGAGCTTTCAGAGAGTATTAAGGGGCTCGTAGCAGAGATCCGCAAAGAGCTCGCCAACACTGGCGGTAGCGGAAGTAGCGATGATACCTCGGCGATTTTGAAGCTCATTGAGATGATAATCAGCCAGTCTATTAAGATGCGCGGTAGCGATATTCACATCGAGCCGACCGAGAATAACTGCGTCGTGCGTACCAGAATCGACGGAATGCTCGCTGAAATTTTTATCTTTGATAAGGATATCTATCCACCGCTAGTAAGCCGATTGAAGCTACTTTCAAATATGGATATCGCCGAGCGTCGCAAGCCGCAAGACGGCAGGTTTAGTATGAAAATTTCAGGTCGCGAATACGACTTTCGTATCTCGACGCTGCCTATTATCAATGGCGAATCTACCGTTATGCGTATCCTAGATAAATCCAAGGTTATCATCAGCCTGGAAAAGCTAGGTATGCACCCTGATAGCTTTAAGAAATTTAATAACGCTATGAAGGCTCCATATGGTATTATCTTGGTTACCGGACCTACGGGAAGCGGTAAGTCTACGACGCTATATGCGGCGCTAAACGATATTAAAAATATCGACACTAAGGTTATTACCGTAGAAGATCCAGTCGAGTATCAAGTAAATTTAATCCAACAAGTCCAAGTTAACGAAAAAGCGGGTCTTACCTTCGCTTCAGCATTGCGCTCGATCTTAAGACAAGACCCCGACATCATAATGATCGGTGAGATCCGTGATCAAGAGACCCTTAGGATCGCGATCCAGGCTGCTCTTACGGGACACTTGGTTTTCTCGACCCTACACACCAACGACGCCGTTAGCGCGATCCCGCGAATAGTGGATATGGGTATAGAGGCCTATCTCATAAGCGGTGCGCTCATTGCAGTAGAGGCACAGCGTCTCGTGCGAAAGCTTTGCCCGCACTGCAAGCAGCCTACGAATCTGCCTAAATCGATGCTTGATCAGCTGAAGGAATTTTTGCCTGAAAAATACACGTTTTTTAAGGCTGTAGGTTGTGATCAATGCGGTCAAACGGGCTACATGGGGCGTGAGATGATTAGTGAAATTTTACCTATTACCGATAAAATGCAGAGCTTGATCGCTAACGGCGGCTCAAAGGACGATATGAGAGCCTTAGCGAAGGAGGAGGGATTTATAGATATGTTTGAAGACGGTGTTATACGTGCTGCGCGCGGAGTAACTAGTATAGAAGAAATTTATAGGGTGGCTAAACAATGA
- a CDS encoding ATP-binding protein, giving the protein MSNNYTAIKEIFIEDNEVSDFVNLDKSTLAYHKILNALQKPLKLILFYGKPGCGKTFLLNKIKVDLEKKVRVVFVPQPFFDEKEFFLELYSQIFHSTPSEPIDNYENFMRVYRERFGISTNVGAVEQVVILLDEAQLYPGNLIEKIRLMADTRLFKFLFTVHKTDEEDRLAKDYFKTRIWESIELPNSNLGEVKLYIEKKLVLHGFQQYYFMFSDDNFDLILNLTDGNMRNINKLMYKMYELFEYYEVNKPTEISFSQINNKIIEMAAIGSGIINA; this is encoded by the coding sequence ATGAGTAATAATTATACGGCGATCAAGGAGATTTTTATCGAGGATAACGAAGTCTCGGACTTCGTTAATCTCGATAAATCAACCCTTGCTTATCATAAAATTTTAAATGCTTTGCAAAAGCCGTTAAAACTTATACTTTTTTACGGCAAACCGGGTTGCGGCAAGACATTTTTGCTTAATAAGATCAAGGTCGATCTTGAAAAAAAGGTAAGAGTTGTATTTGTGCCGCAGCCGTTTTTTGATGAGAAAGAATTTTTCTTAGAGCTTTATTCTCAGATATTTCACTCTACGCCGAGTGAACCGATAGATAATTACGAGAATTTTATGCGGGTTTACAGAGAGAGATTTGGAATTTCTACTAACGTAGGAGCGGTAGAGCAGGTCGTTATTTTGCTTGATGAGGCTCAGCTGTATCCTGGGAATTTAATAGAAAAAATTCGTCTTATGGCAGATACTAGATTGTTTAAATTTTTATTTACGGTACATAAGACGGATGAGGAAGATCGCCTCGCGAAGGATTATTTTAAAACTAGAATTTGGGAGAGCATTGAGCTTCCTAATTCAAATTTAGGCGAAGTCAAGCTGTATATTGAAAAAAAGCTTGTGCTTCATGGCTTTCAACAATACTATTTTATGTTTAGCGACGATAATTTCGATTTGATTTTAAATTTAACGGACGGCAATATGAGAAACATCAACAAGCTTATGTATAAGATGTATGAGCTTTTTGAGTATTACGAAGTAAATAAACCTACGGAAATTAGTTTTTCGCAGATTAATAATAAAATCATAGAGATGGCAGCGATAGGCTCGGGGATAATAAATGCTTGA
- the mshL gene encoding pilus (MSHA type) biogenesis protein MshL: protein MSLLHISKKLSIAAMLALSVTATSLYAAPATAGNCDRKALNIKINDTVTLNEMLTQLSDMCRFSVVAKDAIAQEEMSKPLQGVSIKDLSLREVLDLLIKENNLSYEYSHGILKISALETRTFKVDYITSIREGTAVTKSSVDSAPTKVDDSDDKENKEDNKITTKEKFDFWEKISEEITSVLNNGTEKYVAVAPIINQNAGLVTVTAMKSQIARVDRYLSGMQKRLSRQVLLDVNIISVELNNEYTTGIDWSKFQLGFNTYVGGDPTKLSGYHIDNGNRGKASDTHGTWTIGANLNFNIDGLINFLETKGKTKVISSPKVTTMNNQPAIISVGDTINYVLKSTNTGDYQGGSTQSDDQYSIFVGILLNILPEISDDNRIMLRINPSLSSLKYAEDNVRTNNRREIAPDTLQKKLSSVVWVDDGDTVILGGLIGATKSKDNTRVPVLAEIPLIGNLFKSTADVLRTSELIFVVTPHIIDNTGAPLATSLKELGYSKSIYENE, encoded by the coding sequence ATGTCATTATTACATATAAGTAAAAAGCTTAGCATAGCCGCTATGCTTGCTTTGTCTGTTACGGCTACTAGTCTATATGCCGCTCCCGCAACTGCAGGTAACTGCGATAGGAAAGCGCTAAATATTAAGATTAACGATACCGTTACGCTAAACGAGATGCTAACTCAGCTATCCGATATGTGCCGCTTTTCGGTGGTAGCAAAAGATGCTATCGCTCAAGAGGAAATGAGCAAGCCGCTGCAAGGCGTAAGCATCAAAGACCTTTCTTTACGCGAAGTTTTAGATCTACTCATAAAAGAGAATAATCTAAGCTATGAGTATTCTCATGGTATATTAAAAATTTCGGCGCTAGAGACTAGGACTTTTAAGGTGGATTACATCACTTCTATTAGAGAAGGTACTGCTGTTACTAAATCTTCTGTCGATTCCGCACCTACGAAAGTGGATGATAGCGACGATAAAGAAAATAAAGAAGATAATAAGATCACTACCAAAGAAAAATTTGATTTTTGGGAGAAGATTAGTGAGGAAATCACCTCTGTTCTAAATAACGGTACCGAAAAATACGTCGCAGTCGCTCCTATTATAAATCAAAATGCCGGTTTAGTAACCGTTACTGCTATGAAGTCTCAGATAGCTCGCGTCGATAGATATCTAAGTGGTATGCAAAAACGCCTTAGTCGTCAAGTCTTGCTAGACGTAAATATCATATCTGTCGAGCTAAATAACGAATACACTACCGGTATTGATTGGAGTAAATTCCAACTAGGATTTAATACCTATGTAGGCGGAGATCCGACTAAGCTTTCAGGATATCATATAGATAACGGCAATAGAGGAAAGGCTAGCGATACTCACGGAACTTGGACGATAGGAGCTAATCTAAATTTCAATATCGACGGTTTGATTAACTTTCTAGAGACTAAAGGTAAAACTAAGGTTATTTCAAGCCCTAAAGTAACTACGATGAATAATCAGCCTGCTATTATCTCCGTAGGTGATACCATTAACTACGTATTAAAATCCACTAATACGGGTGATTATCAGGGTGGTAGTACTCAGTCAGACGATCAGTATTCGATATTTGTAGGTATTCTTTTGAATATCTTGCCTGAAATTTCAGATGATAATAGGATTATGCTACGAATTAATCCATCTTTAAGCTCTCTTAAATACGCAGAGGACAATGTAAGAACAAATAATAGAAGAGAGATTGCACCTGATACCTTGCAAAAGAAACTCTCAAGCGTAGTTTGGGTAGATGATGGAGATACTGTAATTTTAGGTGGTTTAATTGGTGCAACTAAGTCGAAAGATAACACTAGGGTGCCTGTGCTAGCTGAAATTCCATTAATCGGAAATCTTTTCAAAAGCACTGCTGATGTTTTGCGAACGTCGGAGTTAATCTTCGTAGTAACTCCACATATCATCGACAATACCGGCGCGCCGCTTGCTACCTCTCTTAAAGAGCTAGGTTACTCAAAATCCATCTACGAAAATGAGTAA
- the era gene encoding GTPase Era, giving the protein MKSGFVTLIGRTNAGKSSLLNYLCGEKISLVSHKINATRRKINGIAMNGADQVIFTDTPGLHESAKLMNKLMVEVALGAIEGCDLVLFLVPVHDDTAEYEKFLNLNPSTKHIVILTKIDEANDEKIVQKLLQYQKFTDKFEAIIPVSIKKKVYKKQVLDEICKILPEHEYFYDPEILSATNEREIYRDFILEAIFESMSDEIPYCSDVVMEKIVEKPSLISVYARIITDSNSHKEMLIGKNGEAIKRIGIRAKKLISNFSKVKIYLKLTVFVKKSWKNDEFMVKTDFIY; this is encoded by the coding sequence ATGAAAAGCGGATTTGTAACGCTCATCGGGCGGACGAATGCGGGCAAGAGCTCGCTGTTAAACTATCTCTGCGGCGAGAAAATTTCGCTCGTCTCACACAAGATCAATGCCACGCGCCGCAAGATTAACGGCATCGCGATGAACGGCGCAGATCAGGTGATTTTCACGGACACGCCGGGGCTGCACGAAAGCGCCAAGCTGATGAATAAGCTGATGGTCGAAGTGGCGCTCGGGGCGATTGAGGGCTGCGATTTGGTGTTGTTTTTGGTGCCCGTGCACGACGATACCGCGGAATACGAGAAATTTTTAAATTTAAATCCTAGCACCAAACACATTGTGATTTTAACTAAAATTGACGAAGCAAATGACGAAAAGATCGTGCAAAAGCTGCTGCAATATCAAAAATTTACCGATAAATTCGAAGCTATAATCCCCGTTAGCATCAAAAAAAAGGTCTATAAAAAGCAGGTTTTGGACGAAATTTGTAAAATTTTACCCGAGCACGAGTACTTTTATGATCCTGAAATTTTAAGCGCGACCAATGAGCGTGAAATTTATCGCGACTTCATACTTGAAGCGATCTTTGAGAGTATGAGCGACGAGATCCCGTATTGCAGCGACGTCGTGATGGAAAAAATAGTGGAAAAACCCAGTCTAATCTCGGTATATGCGCGGATCATAACGGACAGCAATTCACACAAAGAGATGTTGATCGGCAAAAACGGCGAGGCAATAAAGCGGATCGGAATTCGAGCCAAAAAGTTAATTTCAAATTTTTCTAAGGTCAAAATTTACTTAAAATTAACAGTTTTTGTAAAAAAAAGCTGGAAAAATGACGAATTTATGGTGAAAACCGATTTTATCTATTGA
- the hslU gene encoding HslU--HslV peptidase ATPase subunit, which translates to MMTPKQIVEKLDEYIIGQNSAKRTIAVALRNRYRRMALEDEMKNEVMPKNILMIGSTGVGKTEIARRLSKMFGLPFIKVEASKYTEVGFVGRDVESMVRDLAAASVNLVRGEEFEKNKDKIDDYIKRKILEKVLPPLPRGASEEKVADYEKSYEKMATKLDRGDLDDLSIEIEVSENALESNPNLPPEMANMQESFIKVIGISTRKSKKEMKVKDAKVALKSEASEKVLDMESIKAEAVRRAQNEGIIFIDEIDKVAVSSGNSGRQDPSKEGVQRDLLPIVEGSSVSTKFGNIDTDHILFIAAGAFHISKPSDLIPELQGRFPLRVELDSLDEAALCEILTKPKNSLLKQYSALLKTEGVELEFSEDGVKAIAKFAASTNEKVEDIGARRLHTIMEKVLEDVSFEADKFKGQKIVVDEKLVSEKLADIASDEDLAKYIL; encoded by the coding sequence ATGATGACGCCAAAGCAGATTGTAGAGAAATTAGATGAATATATAATCGGACAAAATAGCGCCAAACGCACGATAGCGGTGGCTTTGCGAAATCGTTACCGTAGAATGGCGCTCGAAGATGAGATGAAAAACGAGGTGATGCCCAAAAACATCCTGATGATCGGATCTACCGGCGTGGGTAAGACCGAGATCGCGCGCAGGCTTTCGAAGATGTTCGGACTTCCTTTTATCAAGGTCGAGGCGAGCAAATATACTGAAGTAGGCTTCGTGGGGCGCGACGTGGAGAGCATGGTGCGAGATCTGGCCGCCGCGTCGGTAAATTTAGTACGCGGCGAGGAATTTGAAAAGAACAAAGACAAGATCGATGATTACATCAAGCGTAAAATTTTAGAAAAAGTCCTTCCGCCGCTTCCGCGCGGAGCGAGCGAGGAGAAGGTCGCAGATTACGAAAAAAGCTACGAAAAGATGGCGACCAAGCTCGATCGCGGCGATCTGGACGATCTTAGTATAGAGATTGAAGTAAGCGAAAACGCGCTCGAATCAAATCCGAATTTGCCGCCCGAGATGGCGAATATGCAGGAAAGCTTCATCAAAGTAATCGGAATTTCGACGCGCAAAAGCAAAAAAGAGATGAAGGTCAAAGATGCCAAAGTTGCCCTTAAAAGCGAGGCTAGCGAGAAGGTCTTGGATATGGAGAGCATCAAGGCCGAAGCCGTTAGGCGCGCGCAAAACGAGGGCATTATCTTTATCGACGAGATCGATAAGGTGGCTGTCTCAAGCGGAAATAGCGGCAGGCAGGATCCGAGCAAAGAGGGGGTGCAGCGCGATCTGCTTCCGATCGTGGAGGGCAGCAGCGTAAGCACGAAATTCGGCAATATCGACACCGATCACATCCTTTTTATCGCCGCGGGCGCCTTTCATATCAGCAAGCCTAGCGATCTCATACCCGAGCTTCAGGGGCGCTTCCCGCTTCGCGTCGAGCTTGACAGCCTAGACGAGGCGGCGCTGTGTGAAATTTTAACCAAGCCAAAAAATTCGCTTCTTAAGCAGTACTCGGCGCTTTTAAAGACCGAGGGCGTGGAGCTGGAATTTAGCGAGGACGGGGTTAAAGCGATCGCGAAATTTGCGGCAAGCACGAACGAAAAAGTCGAAGACATCGGCGCTAGAAGGCTGCATACGATAATGGAAAAGGTGCTTGAGGATGTCAGCTTTGAGGCGGATAAGTTTAAAGGGCAAAAGATCGTCGTGGATGAAAAGCTCGTAAGCGAAAAGCTCGCAGACATCGCAAGCGACGAGGATCTGGCGAAATACATTTTATAA
- the hslV gene encoding ATP-dependent protease subunit HslV encodes MFEATTILAYKGAKGSVIGGDGQVTFGNTVLKGNATKIRKIGKEGNVLAGFAGSTADAFNLFDMFEKCLDGAKGDLLRAVIEFSKQWRKDKYLRKLEAMMLVLDRKNIFLLSGTGDVVEPDDGKIAAIGSGGNYALSAARALDKFASLDEEELVKQSLKIAGEICIYTNENIKTYAIWDEKR; translated from the coding sequence GTGTTTGAAGCGACTACCATTTTAGCCTACAAAGGCGCGAAGGGCTCCGTCATCGGCGGCGACGGGCAGGTTACGTTCGGAAACACCGTCTTAAAAGGCAATGCGACTAAAATTCGAAAGATCGGTAAAGAGGGCAACGTCTTGGCGGGCTTTGCGGGCAGCACTGCCGATGCGTTTAATCTTTTTGATATGTTTGAGAAGTGCTTAGATGGCGCAAAGGGCGATCTTTTAAGGGCTGTGATAGAATTTAGCAAGCAGTGGCGCAAGGATAAGTATCTGCGAAAGCTCGAAGCGATGATGCTGGTGCTGGACCGCAAAAATATCTTTTTGCTTAGCGGCACGGGCGACGTGGTAGAGCCGGACGACGGCAAGATCGCGGCGATCGGAAGCGGCGGAAATTACGCTCTTAGCGCGGCGCGAGCTTTAGATAAATTTGCTAGCCTAGACGAAGAGGAGCTCGTAAAGCAAAGCCTTAAAATCGCGGGCGAGATTTGCATTTACACGAACGAAAACATCAAAACATACGCAATTTGGGACGAAAAGAGATGA
- the rplI gene encoding 50S ribosomal protein L9, protein MKVLLIKDVKGLGKAGEVKEVKDGYGNNFLIGKGYAKAATTEVLRKFEADKKKQAELEKYEVASLQKLAEELAKIRVKIEKQTGESGALFGSVTKDEIATALKEQKGIEIDKKILETKAIKTTGIYDVNAKLKHGISAKFEIEVASV, encoded by the coding sequence ATGAAAGTATTACTAATAAAAGACGTTAAGGGGCTCGGAAAGGCGGGCGAGGTAAAGGAAGTCAAGGACGGCTACGGTAATAACTTCCTAATCGGCAAAGGTTACGCCAAAGCCGCTACGACTGAGGTTTTGCGTAAATTTGAAGCGGATAAGAAAAAGCAAGCCGAGCTAGAAAAATATGAGGTTGCAAGCTTACAAAAATTAGCCGAGGAGCTAGCTAAGATTCGCGTAAAAATCGAAAAGCAAACGGGCGAGAGCGGCGCGCTTTTCGGCTCGGTGACCAAAGATGAGATCGCAACCGCGCTAAAAGAGCAAAAAGGGATCGAAATCGATAAGAAAATTTTAGAGACCAAAGCCATCAAAACGACCGGGATCTACGACGTAAATGCCAAGCTAAAGCACGGTATAAGCGCTAAATTTGAGATAGAGGTGGCTAGTGTTTGA
- a CDS encoding argininosuccinate synthase: MAKKDVKKVVLAYSGGLDTSIILKWLGDTYGCDVVTFTADIGQNEDLEPIKNKAVKLGIKKENIFVEDLREEFVRDYVFPMFRANAVYEGEYLLGTSIARPLIAKKLVEIAKKTGADAISHGATGKGNDQVRFELGAYALNPDIKVIAPWRLWDLNSREKLLAYAKKNGIDIASKPGKSPYSMDANILHISYEGLVLEDPAHAPEEDMWRWTVSPKNAPDKSEIIEIEYKHGDPVKLNGKALKPHEMLAALNELGAKNGIGRLDLVENRYVGMKSRGCYETPGGTIMLKAHRAIESITLDRGAAHLKDDLMPRYAELIYNGFWFSPERLLLQELINKSQEHVNGKVKLELYKGNVTVLGRESKSDSLFNTDFVTFEEDKVFNQKDGDGFIKLSALRFIIAGKNGRKL, encoded by the coding sequence ATGGCAAAAAAAGATGTAAAAAAGGTCGTTTTGGCGTATTCCGGAGGACTTGATACTAGTATTATTTTAAAGTGGCTCGGCGATACTTACGGCTGCGATGTGGTGACTTTCACCGCAGATATCGGTCAGAACGAGGATTTAGAGCCGATCAAAAACAAAGCTGTGAAGCTAGGCATCAAAAAGGAAAATATCTTCGTAGAGGATCTGCGCGAGGAATTCGTGCGCGATTACGTGTTCCCGATGTTTCGCGCAAATGCCGTCTATGAGGGCGAGTATCTTTTAGGCACATCGATCGCGCGCCCGTTGATCGCTAAAAAGCTAGTCGAAATCGCTAAAAAAACCGGTGCGGACGCCATAAGCCACGGTGCGACCGGTAAGGGTAACGACCAAGTCCGCTTCGAGCTTGGCGCATACGCGCTAAATCCCGATATTAAGGTGATTGCGCCGTGGAGGTTGTGGGATCTAAACTCTCGCGAGAAATTGCTTGCCTATGCTAAGAAAAACGGCATCGACATCGCTTCAAAGCCAGGCAAATCGCCGTATTCAATGGATGCTAATATCCTTCATATCTCCTACGAGGGCTTGGTGCTAGAAGATCCCGCTCATGCGCCCGAGGAGGATATGTGGCGATGGACCGTGAGCCCTAAAAATGCACCCGATAAGAGCGAGATCATCGAGATCGAATACAAACACGGCGATCCCGTAAAGCTAAACGGCAAGGCGCTTAAGCCGCACGAGATGCTGGCAGCACTTAACGAGCTTGGCGCTAAAAACGGCATCGGCAGGCTCGATCTAGTAGAAAATCGCTACGTCGGCATGAAGAGTCGCGGCTGCTACGAAACTCCGGGCGGCACGATTATGCTAAAGGCTCACCGCGCGATCGAGAGCATCACGCTGGATCGCGGCGCGGCGCATCTAAAAGACGATCTGATGCCGCGCTACGCCGAGCTTATCTACAACGGCTTTTGGTTCAGCCCGGAGCGCTTGCTGCTTCAAGAGCTGATAAACAAATCCCAAGAGCACGTAAACGGTAAGGTTAAACTCGAGCTTTATAAGGGCAACGTGACCGTGCTAGGCAGGGAAAGCAAGAGCGATAGCTTGTTTAATACCGATTTTGTGACGTTTGAAGAGGACAAGGTTTTCAATCAAAAGGACGGCGACGGATTTATCAAGCTAAGCGCGCTAAGATTTATCATTGCAGGCAAGAACGGACGCAAGCTTTAG
- a CDS encoding S4 domain-containing protein: protein MRIDKFLNAVNITKRRAISEDMCKSGVVAVNGAVVKPAKELKIGDVITISFLDRKQSFKVLAFPSAKNTPKSEQAKYVQEL, encoded by the coding sequence ATGAGAATCGATAAATTTTTAAACGCAGTCAATATCACCAAGCGGCGCGCAATCAGCGAAGATATGTGCAAAAGCGGCGTCGTGGCCGTAAACGGCGCGGTAGTAAAGCCCGCCAAAGAGCTTAAAATCGGCGACGTTATCACGATAAGCTTTTTGGATAGAAAACAAAGCTTTAAAGTCCTAGCCTTTCCTAGTGCGAAAAATACGCCCAAAAGCGAGCAGGCTAAGTATGTCCAAGAGCTTTGA
- the tsaE gene encoding tRNA (adenosine(37)-N6)-threonylcarbamoyltransferase complex ATPase subunit type 1 TsaE → MSKSFELICGEDEILRLVQALPKSGIILLIGGLAAGKTTLARAIVRAHGLNEHVSSPTFSIMQNYGEIYHYDIYNGGCEGILKNGLFENLFEEGLHLIEWADENLINLLKKYELDFCVVRITPHAQGRKYEVSYA, encoded by the coding sequence ATGTCCAAGAGCTTTGAACTCATCTGCGGCGAGGATGAAATTTTGCGCCTCGTGCAGGCTCTGCCAAAAAGCGGCATAATATTGCTAATCGGGGGTCTCGCCGCCGGCAAAACGACGCTTGCGCGCGCAATCGTGCGGGCGCACGGATTAAACGAGCACGTGAGCTCGCCTACGTTTTCGATCATGCAAAACTACGGCGAAATTTATCATTACGACATCTATAACGGCGGCTGTGAGGGGATTTTAAAAAACGGACTATTTGAAAATTTATTTGAAGAGGGGCTTCATCTGATTGAATGGGCGGATGAAAATTTGATAAATTTACTTAAAAAATATGAGCTTGATTTTTGCGTAGTGAGGATCACGCCGCACGCGCAAGGGCGAAAATACGAGGTAAGCTATGCATAA
- the lptB gene encoding LPS export ABC transporter ATP-binding protein, producing MHKLEVRGLKKTIKGTPIIKGISLELYNGEIVGLLGPNGAGKTTTFYMICGLISASGGDILLNENSIAKVPLHKRAKLGIGYLPQESSIFKELSVEENLMLAAEITYKNKAEASRKVDEMLNLLNIEPIRLRKGVSLSGGERRRCEIARSLMITPKFLLLDEPFAGVDPIAVNDIQSIVRDLSDLGIGVLITDHNVRETLAICDRAYVIKDGELFAGGTAKEIANDPNVRKFYLGEDFSI from the coding sequence ATGCATAAACTGGAAGTCAGGGGTCTTAAAAAAACCATAAAAGGCACGCCGATCATCAAAGGAATCTCGCTAGAGCTTTACAACGGCGAGATTGTAGGGCTGCTAGGGCCCAATGGCGCGGGTAAAACCACGACATTTTATATGATCTGCGGGCTGATAAGCGCTAGCGGTGGTGATATCTTGCTTAATGAAAATAGCATCGCAAAGGTTCCGCTTCATAAGCGCGCCAAGCTCGGCATAGGCTACCTGCCACAAGAAAGTAGCATCTTTAAGGAGCTTAGTGTGGAGGAAAATTTAATGCTTGCCGCAGAGATTACCTATAAAAACAAGGCCGAAGCCTCACGAAAGGTCGATGAGATGCTAAATCTACTCAACATCGAGCCGATCAGATTACGCAAAGGCGTGAGCCTAAGCGGCGGCGAGCGCAGGCGCTGCGAGATCGCGCGAAGCCTAATGATAACGCCGAAATTTCTACTTTTGGACGAGCCGTTTGCAGGCGTCGATCCGATCGCCGTTAACGACATCCAAAGCATCGTGCGCGATTTAAGCGATCTTGGCATCGGCGTGCTCATCACCGATCACAATGTCCGCGAAACGCTTGCGATCTGCGACCGTGCCTACGTCATCAAAGACGGCGAGCTGTTCGCAGGCGGCACCGCAAAAGAGATAGCTAACGATCCGAATGTCCGTAAATTCTATCTCGGCGAGGATTTTAGTATCTAA